The proteins below are encoded in one region of Silene latifolia isolate original U9 population chromosome 2, ASM4854445v1, whole genome shotgun sequence:
- the LOC141641042 gene encoding uncharacterized protein LOC141641042, translating into MGNQEWLDKFGCSIAHFHPEGLFDHCPCTIIDKSAKIGGKKSFKYFNMWGTTPNFKDSVGKIWSTEYRGTKMFFVIKKLKALKPILKSLNRECFSDIENNTTIASMALENIQKALVDKPSDAELMQQEMDLAHDLKDLITVRDSFQIQKAKVQWSLKGDLNTSYFHHIIKNRMMLNKVFQIEDNDGMICTEGSHTHTDEVNVNVVRKRACCNENHWDILARSVTAEEVKNSIFSIPKSKSPGPDGYTSQFFRDAWDVIEDEVKGDVKSIMLILRVLATLSATSGLKVNASKSEVVFNGVSDSLKQDITQISGYQEEKIVAKVRGIGVRKLSYAGRTILINYLFNTLHNYWASIFFIPKGVIKRIEAICRNFLWCGESKYSRAPLVSWQGICFKKKEGGLSIQEAGVWNAASVGKLIYWLYTKADILWVMWIDHVYLKGTNWDSYQPPLDSNWNWRNICRVKGLLEGGYQGNCWIASTGGYSVGAGYQWIQGSHPLSIGIRMCILCEVGEETHEHLFGNYPYSSLVIAGIEQWLCLSIA; encoded by the exons ATGGGAAATCAGGAGTGGTTGGACAAGTTTGGTTGTAGTATTGCTCATTTTCACCCTGAGGGGCTTTTTGACCACTGTCCATGTACCATTATTGATAAGAGTGCTAAAATTGGAGGGAAAAAgagttttaaatattttaatatgtggggtaCTACACCAAATTTTAAGGACTCTGTTGGAAAGATTTGGAGTACTGAATATAGAGGTACAAAAATGTTTTTTGTCATAAAAAAACTCAAAGCTCTGAAGCCTATTTTGAAGTCTTTGAATAGAGAATGTTTTTCTGATATTGAGAATAATACCACTATAGCAAGTATGGCTCTGGAAAATATTCAAAAGGCTTTAGTTGACAAACCTAGTGATGCTGAGTTGATGCAACAAGAAATGGATTTGGCTCATGATCTAAAGGATTTAATTACTGTTAGGGATAGTTTTCAAATTCAAAAGGCTAAGGTGCAATGGTCTTTAAAAGGGGATCTCAACACATCTTACTTTCATCATATAATTAAGAATAGAATGATGCTTAATAAGGTGTTTCAAATTGAGGATAATGATGGGATGATATGTACTGAAG GCTCTCATACACACACTGATGAGGTTAATGTGAACGTGGTAAGAAAACGTGCATGTTGTAATGAGAATCATTGGGATATCTTAGCTAGGTCTGTTACAGCTGAGGAAGTCAAGAATAGTATTTTTAGCATCCCAAAAAGCAAGTCACCTGGGCCAGATGGCTATACAAGCCAATTCTTTAGGGATGCATGGGATGTTATAGAGGATGAAGT CAAAGGGGATGTGAAATCTATCATGTTAATACTTCGAGTCCTTGCAACCTTATCTGCTACTTCTGGTCTTAAAGTTAATGCTTCTAAATCTGAGGTGGTTTTCAATGGGGTATCTGATAGCTTGAAGCAAGACATAACTCAAATCTCAGGTTACCAGGAAG AGAAAATAGTGGCTAAAGTCAGAGGAATAGGGGTAAGAAAGCTCAGTTATGCGGGTAGAACTATTCTTATTAATTATCTTTTCAATACACTACACAATTATTGGGCATCAATCTTCTTTATCCCAAAAGGGGTTATCAAGAGGATAGAAGCTATTTGTAGAAATTTTTTGTGGTGTGGAGAATCTAAATATAGTAGAGCACCTTTGGTTTCTTGGCAGGGCATTTGTTTTAAAAAGAAAGAGGGTGGTCTGAGTATACAGGAAGCTGGGGTGTGGAATGCAGCAAGTGTAGGTAAGCTTATTTACTGGTTGTATACTAAGGCTGACATATTATGGGTTATGTGGATAGATCATGTTTACTTGAAAGGTACAAATTGGGATTCTTATCAACCTCCGCTTGATtccaattggaattggaggaatatATGTCGAGTTAAAGGTCTGTTGGAAGGTGGTTATCAGGGTAATTGCTGGATAGCTTCCACTGGGGGTTACTCTGTAGGAGCTGGATACCAATGGATACAGGGATCACACCCCCTGTCCATTGGTATAAGGAT GTGTATATTATGTGAAGTTGGGGAGGAAACTCATGAACATCTCTTTGGAAATTATCCTTATAGTTCTCTGGTTATAGCTGGTATTGAGCAATGGCTTTGTCTTAGCATTGCTTGA